A stretch of DNA from Hydrogenophaga sp. SL48:
CCTGGGCTCCGTGGGTCTGACCGCCTGGGCCTGGACCTATTACCGGCTTGGGGCCCACCCGAAGCCAGGCGCACGATGACCAACGTCCCAGCTTTCGCCTGGAGCGACCTGCCCAGCCTGTGCCTGAACTTCGCCACGCTGTCCCTCATCTCCGTCGGCGGTGGCATGGCCGTGGTGCCTGACATGCACCGATTCCTGGTGCTTGAAAGCCGCTGGCTCACAGCGTCGCAGTTCAGCGACTCCGTGGCCCTGGCGCAGGTTGCGCCGGGCCCCAACATCCTGTTCGTGGCCCTGATGGGCTGGTACGCGTCGTCGCTTTCGCTGGGTGTCTGGGCCGCGCCGCTGGTGGCAACGCTGTGCCTGCTGTGCATGGTGGGCCCCAGCT
This window harbors:
- a CDS encoding chromate transporter, translated to MTNVPAFAWSDLPSLCLNFATLSLISVGGGMAVVPDMHRFLVLESRWLTASQFSDSVALAQVAPGPNILFVALMGWYASSLSLGVWAAPLVATLCLLCMVGPSSVLALYASRWMERHHEVRSVKAFHNGLAPVVVALLFSSAVYVYPSKTMTLHDLALAVLCLTAFVLLLKTRMNLMLLLVAGATAGALGLV